Proteins from one Chanodichthys erythropterus isolate Z2021 chromosome 15, ASM2448905v1, whole genome shotgun sequence genomic window:
- the rnf115b gene encoding E3 ubiquitin-protein ligase RNF115 gives MKMAEAAAAPQPRFFCHCCKGEIDPKLPEYVCPRCESGFIEEVSENSSLLLQSRDGAGSDDVASQFAELWQLLFMEHSALLSDPTVTDALRSRSGVEAAVGDPASGTAGPVASVGTLLDCTEPALHPPQNSQQRNSRLDQGQAVEGIVQQFLDGLFSSSDSAGSPTSSWSSMLHSNPGDYAWGQGGLDVVITELLGQSENTGPPPAEKEMISSLPTVSISSEQAACRLECTVCREEYSVGESVRQLPCLHYFHSNCIVPWLQLHDTCPVCRKSLDGEDRGFQPHTGPPPGVIPTSTNVEERSTFETI, from the exons ATGAAGATGgcggaggctgctgctgctccaCAACCCCGGTTCTTCTGTCATTGCTGTAAAGGTGAAATCGACCCCAAGCTGCCG GAATATGTTTGTCCCAGATGTGAATCTGGCTTCATTGAAGAGGTGTCAGAAAACTCCAG TCTTCTTCTTCAGAGTCGTGATGGGGCTGGCAGTGATGACGTGGCCTCACAGTTTGCAGAG CTGTGGCAGCTGCTCTTCATGGAACATTCTGCCCTCCTATCCGACCCCACCGTCACAGACGCGCTCCGCAGCCGCTCTGGGGTCGAGGCAGCAGTTGGTGATCCTGCCTCCGGGACAGCAGGACCTGTAGCTTCCGTGGGGACTTTGTTAGATTGCACAGAGCCTGCGCTCCACCCTCCACAAAACAGCCAGCAGCGAAACTCTAGACTGGATCAGGGACAGGCTGTGGAGGG GATTGTCCAGCAGTTCCTGGATGGTCTGTTTTCCAGTTCTGACAGTGCAGGTTCCCCAACCTCCTCATG GTCTAGCATGCTACACTCTAACCCTGGAGATTATGCTTGGGGACAAGGAGGTTTAGATGTGGTCATCACAGAG TTGCTTGGTCAGTCTGAAAATACCGGCCCCCCTCCTGCCGAGAAGGAGATGATCTCATCTCTCCCCACTGTTAGCATCTCTTCAGAACAGGCTG CATGCCGACTGGAATGCACTGTGTGTAGAGAGGAATACTCTGTAGGGGAATCTGTCCGACAGCTGCCCTGTCTGCACTACTTTCACAGCAACTGTATTGTGCCCTGGCTACAACTG CATGACACCTGCCCTGTCTGCCGGAAAAGTCTGGATGGTGAAGACCGGGGTTTCCAGCCCCATACAGGACCTCCTCCTGGGGTAATCCCCACATCGACAAATGTAGAAGAACGTAGCACCTTTGAGACTATTTAG
- the scamp3 gene encoding secretory carrier-associated membrane protein 3: MSKYTTFPDSADDHNPFQDPSVTQHSSNTGYATLDLYNPFDNNIPAAPPPYEATSPAAPPALTPPTKTTPTEPRNYGSNGTQSAVNATTADLLKKQEELERKAKELERRERELDAHALGSGASRQNNWPPLPSFCPVKPCFYQDINVEISQNFQRTVKTMYYYWMFTACTLFFNLISCLTLFCAQATNTSAPVGFGFAILWFLLFTPCSFLCWYRPVYKAFRSDSSFNFFAFFFVFFAQLVLYVIMAIGIPGWGFSGWILSLAALRENNKAVGAIMMISSVLLTAQASMGVILLKRVHSMYRKTDASFEKAQAEFATGVLSNQAVRQAATNATVSAAQGAFTAPR, from the exons GATCCATCAGTGACTCAGCACAGCAGCAACACTGGCTATGCCACGCTGGACCTCTACAACCCATTTGACAACAACATACCAGCG GCTCCACCTCCATATGAAGCCACATCTCCTGCTGCACCTCCTGCCCTAACGCCTCCCACCAAAACCACGCCCACTGAGCCCAGGAATTATGGATCCAATGGAACACAG TCTGCAGTAAATGCTACCACAGCAGATCTGTTGAAGAAGCAGGAGGAACTAGAAAGAAAAGCAAAGGAGctggagagaagagagagagagctggatGCCCATGCACTTGGGTCCGGAGCCT CTCGTCAGAATAATTGGCCCCCATTGCCCTCCTTCTGCCCGGTGAAACCGTGTTTCTATCAGGACATTAATGTGGAGATCAGCCAAAACTTCCAGCGCACTGTCAAAACCATGTACTATTACTGGATGT TCACAGCATGCACTTTGTTCTTCAACCTCATCTCCTGTTTGACTCTGTTCTGTGCGCAAGCCACTAATACTTCGGCACCGGTTGGCTTCGGATTTGCCATCCTTTGGTTTCTCCTCTTCACCCCCTGCTCCTTCCTCTGTTGGTACAGGCCTGTGTATAAAGCCTTCAG GAGCGACAGTTCCTTCAACTTCTTTGCCTTTTTCTTTGTCTTCTTCGCCCAACTGGTGCTTTATGTTATCATGGCTATCGGTATCCCCGGCTGGGGCTTCAG TGGGTGGATCCTGAGTTTAGCTGCTTTAAGAGAGAACAACAAGGCAGTGGGTGCGATCATGATGATCAGTTCTGTGCTTTTAACCGCTCAGGCGTCCATGGGAGTGATTTTGCTCAAGAGG GTTCATTCCATGTACAGGAAGACTGACGCGAGCTTTGAGAAGGCCCAGGCTGAGTTTGCCACCGGTGTGCTTTCCAATCAGGCAGTGCGCCAGGCAGCCACCAATGCCACCGTTTCTGCCGCACAGGGCGCCTTCACTGCACCCCGGTAG